From Deinococcus taeanensis, one genomic window encodes:
- a CDS encoding uroporphyrinogen-III synthase produces the protein MDWFAGLNVLSLESRRNEEMQTLIRKYGGTPQVAPSMREMKLDLSGPLAQFERDLEAGDVHALACLTGVGTRMFLKELAARDPRALDALQHLPLIARGTKPAQALKTFGLQGVSVPKPCTWHEVTDHLLATLTRGQHAVILEYGEAVPTAMRRDLAYAGIRVTSIPVYRCAFPQDAAPLARAVRDVVLGGPDILLLSSGTQILHFLKYAEKLGLLEEARAGLNRLVVVSIGPACSEAAADLGLRIDLEANPHKMGILVRLAAEHGPALIARRLQRAG, from the coding sequence ATGGACTGGTTCGCTGGCCTGAACGTCTTGAGTCTGGAGTCCCGGCGGAACGAGGAAATGCAGACCCTGATCCGCAAGTACGGCGGCACCCCCCAGGTCGCGCCCAGCATGCGCGAAATGAAACTGGACCTGAGTGGGCCCCTGGCGCAGTTCGAGCGGGACCTGGAGGCCGGGGACGTTCACGCGCTGGCGTGCCTCACCGGCGTCGGCACCCGCATGTTCCTCAAGGAACTCGCCGCCCGCGACCCCCGCGCCCTGGACGCCCTGCAGCACCTGCCGCTGATCGCGCGCGGCACCAAACCGGCCCAGGCGCTCAAGACCTTCGGCCTCCAGGGTGTCAGCGTGCCCAAGCCCTGCACCTGGCACGAAGTCACCGACCACCTGCTGGCCACCCTCACCCGCGGTCAGCACGCCGTGATCCTCGAGTACGGCGAGGCAGTCCCCACCGCCATGCGCCGTGACCTCGCCTACGCCGGCATTCGCGTTACCAGTATTCCCGTGTACCGCTGCGCTTTTCCTCAGGACGCGGCGCCACTCGCGCGCGCCGTGCGGGACGTGGTGCTGGGCGGCCCGGACATTCTGCTGCTGTCGAGCGGCACCCAGATCCTGCATTTTCTCAAGTACGCCGAGAAACTTGGCCTGCTTGAGGAAGCCCGCGCGGGCCTGAACCGGCTGGTGGTGGTCAGCATCGGCCCGGCCTGCAGTGAGGCGGCCGCCGATCTGGGCCTGCGGATCGACCTGGAAGCCAACCCGCACAAAATGGGCATTCTTGTGCGCCTCGCCGCCGAGCATGGCCCTGCGCTGATCGCCCGGCGGCTTCAGCGCGCCGGCTGA